TCGACGAGGACGACATCGGCACCGGCCACTACCGTCTCGAGATCCTCGGGCGGTGAAACTTCGGAATGCACGGCGTCCGCCGAGACGACCGACCGCTCACCGGTCGACTCGATCACCGTCACGGCCGAGACGGGCACCGACCTGCTGGTGCCCAGGGCCGCGTCGAGCACTCGGACGCCGAACGCAGCCATATCGGCTTTGACCAGCTCGGCCACCGGGTCGTCGCCGAGTGCGGTGACGAGCACGGCCGTGCCGCCGAGCGCGGCGAAGGTGACGGCCGCGTTGGCGGCCGGCCCTCCCGCCGCGACGAACTGCGCACTGGACGTGATCTTCTCGTTCGGTGCCGGAGCGGCCGACACTCGATGGATGACGTCGAGTGTGGCCAGTCCGACGAAAACTCCTACCGGAGCGTCCCTTTCAGACGCCTGCGCGTTCATCGTCGGTCGGCTCCTCCGCACCGGTCATCAGCGCAACGACCTCGGACATGGTGCGATTCTTCGGATCGACGACGCCGGCGCGCTTGCCGAGGCGGTGAATGTGAATCCGATCGGCAACCTCGAACACGTGCGGCATGTCGTGGCTGATGAGCACCACCGGTATGCCGCGGTCACGAATGGTTCGGATCAGATCGATCACCATGCCCGATTCCCGCACGCCGAGCGCGGCCGTCGGCTCGTCCATGATGATCACTCCGCGTCCGAACGCCGCTGCCCGGGCAACTGCCACGCCCTGACGCTGACCACCGGAGAGGGTCTCGACTGCCTGATTGACCGACTTGATACCGATCTTCAGATCCTGCAGATGCTTCGACGACTCCTCCCGCATCCTCGGCATGTCCAGACGCCGAAAGAGGCTGCCGCTGATGCCCTTACGCTTGATCTCGCGTCCCAGATAGACGTTCGAGGCGATGTCGAGCGCCGGAATGACGGCCAGGTCCTGATAGACCGTCTCGATGCCGGCCGCTCGCGCGTCACGCGTGTTCTTGAACGACACCGGCGATCCGTTCATCAGAATCTCACCTGAATCCGGAATGACAGCTCCGGCCAGAGCTTTGATGAGACTGGACTTTCCGGCACCGTTGTCGCCGATCACCGCCAACACCTCGCCGGCCCGCAACTCGAAATCTGCACCGTTGATGGCCGTCACGCTGCCGTAGGTCTTGACCAGACCACGCGCTTCCAGAGCGAGGGGGGCATTCACTGTGACCTCCTACGTGCGAATTGATCGACGGCCACCGCGACGATGACGAGAATGCCGGTCGCGATGTTCTGATACAGGCTGTCGACGCCGGCCTGGGTGAGCCCGTTGCGCAGCACACCGACGATCAGAGTTCCGACGAGAGTCCCGATGACGGTGCCGCGGCCACCGAACAGGCTGGTTCCACCGATGACGACCGCGGTGATCGTTTCGAGGTTGGCGTTCTGATACGCATTCGGGTCGGCGTTGGGGATCCGACCGAGTGCTGCCCATGCCGCGATCGCCGCAATGACACCCGTGACGATGTACACCGAGAACAGCACGCGACCGGACTTGATGCCGGATCGATCCGAGGCCTGCGGACTCCCGCCGACAGCGTAAATATGCCTACCCCAGGATGTTTGGGACAGGGCGTACCACATCACGGCGTACACCAGCAGCATCACCACCACGCCGTAGGTGGTCGAGAAGGTACCGATCTTGAACGAGGTGCCGAGAAATGTCAGCGGTCCGCTCGGCACCTGATAGGTCTCGGATCCGGCCAGCAGTCTGGTGGCCGCTTGGATCGCCGTGAACGTGCCGAGCGTGACGATGAACGGTGGCAGTCTCAGTACCGTCACCAATCCGCCGTTGATCGCGCCGAACGCAACGCACACGGCGAGCGTCGAACCCAACGCGACGACCGGTCCGTTCGCCCCGGCCGACTGTGCCATCACGATGGTTCCCATCACCGCGACCGCACCGATCGACAGATCGATACCGGACGTGAGGATGATCAGGGTCTGGCCGACGGCGAGAATGCCGACGACCACAGACTGCTGCAGAATCAGAGAGACGTTCTGCGGGTTGAGGAACGAGCTCGAAATCGAGCTGAACACGATGATGGCAATGACGAGTGCGGCCAGTGGCCCGAGCAGCGGTTCACGCAGGATCGTGCCCACGTTGAACCGGCTCGGTGCCTTGGGAGGCGCAGCGGTATCGGTACTCACGAATCAGATCCCTGTGTTCGCCGGTACGTCGCGATCAGCCCCAGCAATTCGCTTCGCCCCACGCGGTGTCCTGGGATTCGATGCCGGCTACCGGCTTGTCGGTGACGAGCTGCGAACCGGTGTCGTTGAATCCACTGGGCTTGGTGCCGTCCTGAGCGAACTTCACGACCGCGTCGACGCCCTGCTCGGCCATCTTCGCCGGGAACTGCAGCACCGTTGCGCCGATGATGCCGGACTTGACGTTCGCGATGCCGGTGCAACTACCGTCGATGGAGCCGATGGTGATCTGATCGGCGCGGCCGGCGGACTGAATTGCCTGGTACGCACCAGCCGCGGCGGGCTCGTTGATCGTGTAGAGCGCGTTGACGCCGGGCGCACGCTGCAGCAGGTTCTCCATGGCGGTCTGCGCCTTGGTCTGGTCGCCGTTGGTGTTCTCCTGGCCGACGATCTCCGACGAGCCGTCGGTCAGGCCCATTCCTTCGAGGAAGCCGTCGTGACGGAACGTATCGACAGTGCCGCCTGCGGTGCCGTCGAGCATGATGACCTGGGGTGCAGTGGTTCCGAGCGTGCCCTTGACCCATTCGCCCTGGCTGACGCCTGCCGCCTTGTTGTCGGTCGCGAACGTGGCGTCCACCGCGTCCTCGGGGTCGGTGGCAGTGTCGAGGGCGATGACGACGACGCCGGCGTCACGAGCCTTCTTGATCGCGTCCAGCACTCCGGTCGAGGAGTTCGGAGTGATCAGAATTCCCTTCACGCCCTGTCCCACCAGGTTCTCGATGGCTGCGACCTGTCCTTCGTTGTCACCGTCGAATGCACCGGCCAGAGCCACCAACTCGGCACCACTGGAATCTGCCTGCGCCTGAGCGGCCTCGCGCAGCTTCACGAAGTACGGATTGGAATCCGTCTTGGTGATGAGCCCGACCTTGACGCTGTCCGAGTCCGAGCTGCTGCATGCGGTCAGGCCGAAGACGAGTGAACCGGCCATGAGCACGGTCCCGATCGTCAGCGCAGACTTCCGACGGTGATTGAACATGTGGACTCCCTTGTCCCCTAGCCACGCGGTCGCGTCGCTCGATTGCAGGAGCCTAAGGCGCATACAAGCGCTTGCGCATGCGCTTTCGCGAAACAAACTCGGAGTCTTTTCTGACCGACCGGCTGACCGGTTCGTGACGGGGGTCACTCGAGTCGGCGTTTGGTCCTCGCCGATCAGCCCTCGCCCCCCAGATCTCGCAAACGCGCGCGCCTTTGCCATCTGCGCGCGAAATAGTGCCCGATCGCCTCGCTATTCCGCTCGCATCTGACGAATGCGCGCGCGTTTGCGCAGTCGATCAGCCCCCGCCGACCAGCCCACGCAGATCAGCCCACGCAGATCAGTCGGCCCGCGTCTCCGACGAGTCCTCGCCCACAACCGAATTCGGCTCGTCGTAGGTGACCGTGATGTCCTGGAATCCCTTGTTACGCTGCGCTTCTGCCTGACCGGTATAGGAGTTCTTGTCCCCTTCGGTGAGTTCGACGTTGTCGGTGAAGGGCGTAAGCAGCGCTCGGGGGTGCAGGTGATCGACTCGCACGGCATTGATTTCGATGCACAGCACGATCAGCACCGATGCGACGTACAGAAAGCCCAGCAGACCGAGGACGATCGCGAAGATTCCGTTGGCGGCGCTGGCATTGCCGACGACGTAGCGAATGTAGATTCCACCGAAGGATTGCAGCGCCTGCCAGATCACGGCGGCGATCGTCGCACCGGGCAGCACCTCGCGAACAGTCAGTGCACGTGCGGTTCCGATGCGAAACGCTGCTGTGAAGACCATGACGTTGACGATCACCGCACCGATCAGTGCCAACGCACCGCCCGCGAACCCGAACACACCCGAGGACGCGACTCCGTTGAGGACGGTCAACCCGATGATTGCCGTGCCGACGGTGCTCAGAAGCAACAGCCCGCGCAGACGTCCCTTGATCGGATCGGGTTGCTCGTTTCGGGGCACCGACCACGCGGTGTTCATCGCGTACTGGGCAGCCAAGGAGACTCCGAGTCCGCCGTACAACGACCCGACGACGCCGATGACGATGGCGGTGGTTCCGCCGCTCAGGCGATCGGGTTGACCGAGTTGATCACCGATCACGGGGATTTGGCTCATCGCCGAATCGATGATTCGGGTCTGCAGTTCCGGATCGCCGGCCAGCACGATCCCCAACACCGTGGTGAACAGCAGCAGTAGTGGAAACAGCGAGAGGAACGAGTAGTACGCGATCAGAGCCGCGAGATAGCCGCCTCGGTCGTCGAGAAATTTGTACAGCACTGCCAGCGGAAAACCCGCCGACGGGTGTTTGCGCTGATAACTGTCCACTTTCGCGACCATCATCGGTCGAATGTATCCACAGCCGACGTCGCGGAAACGTCGACGGCACGTGTGACCTAGATCTCTTCACGCACACGTGCGCTTCGGACGGCCGCCCTCGACTAAGTAACCAGTACCAACCCAGGACGAGGAAAGGAACTCACATGAGCTTCATCGACAAGGCCAAGAACGCAGCAGAAGACGCCATCGGCAAGGCCAAGGAAGTTGTGGGCGACGCCACGAACAACAAGGACCTCGAGGCAGAGGGCAAGAAGGATCAGGGTTCGGCAGGCGTGAAGAAGGTCGGCGAGAACATCAAGGACACCTTCAAGTAAGTCGTTCCGCAGAGGGGACCGTCGATCGCACGATCGGCGGTCCCCTCTGCTGTGCACCCGTATAAAATGCACAGGACCGGCTGTAGCAGCCGGCAGGGCGTCCAGCAGACGGCGCATGTTCATGAATCTGTCCGGTGAACGACGGCAGAGGTCCCATGCGAGAGGACAGTGTGAATGTCGCAACAGTCGACCGATAGACACCCTGCCAGTACGTCCCATACATCGTCGCTCGCCGAGTTCGCGCGGTCCCTACGCGATACCCGTCGTTCGATGCCCGAGACGATCAGCGAAATTCTGCGTACTGCGATTCGGCTCATCCCAGGAGCGACCGTCGGTTGCGTCACGACGGTGAGCAAGGGTGAGCGAACCGTCGTGGCATCCACCGATCCTGTTGCCGAGGAGCTGTGCCGACTCCAGTACGAGCTCGACGAGGGCCCGATTCCCACCGAGGTCCGTCATTTCGACGTCGTCGTGTCCGACGACCTCACGTCCGAACCGCGATGGCCGGAATTCGCCGTCCTTGCCGTCGGCGAAGGTTTCAAGTCACTGGCCGCATTTCAGCTCTACAGCAATGCCGATGACCTCGGCGCGTTGGTCTTCTACAGCGACGAACCCGGGGCTTTCGACGCCGATGCCGTCGAGATCGGTGAGGCGCTCGCCGCCCACGCCGCGATCGCGATGCTCGGTGCCCGCGACAACGAACAGTTCCGTGCCGGCTTGGCCAGCCGCGACATCATCGGCCAGGCCAAAGGGATGATCATGGAACGCTACGATCTCGACGCGGTGCAGGCCTTCGAGCTGCTGGCGAAGCTGTCGCAACAACAGAACCTGCCGTTGCACAGGGTGGCTCGCGATCTCGTCGAGACCGATCACCCGCCCAACTCGACCTTCTGACCGGCCCCAGGTTTCGATTTCCGCGTACGAGGAAGCCTGTGGGTGGTACCGGCTCACAACACGCGGTACCCGCGGGCGGTTATGTCGTTGAGCCAACAGCGATCGACCGCTCGTCGCTAATGCTCCGGTTGGCACCTCGGACACCACCATGTTCGACGCCGATCGGGGTCACCAGGGACCTCAGCGACCACGCGAACGAGCGTCCCACATCGCAGACACGGCTTGCCTGCTCGTCCAGCGACCCAGTGCGAGCGTCCTCGTCGTGTGTCGCCGGTCGTGACCTGCATCGCTCCCGGAACGGTCGCGGAGTGACGCATCGCCCGCTCGAGCAGCGCGACCAATTTCTCGGCATCCACGTCACTCGATCGAGTCCACGGCCACACTCCGCGTAGGAAACACAGTTCGTTCGCCCATAGATTGCCGGGCCCTGCTATCACCTTCTGATCGAGCAGAGTCGCGATGATCGGCCGATCCGCCTCAGCAACCACGTTGGCTACCGCCGTGTCGGTATCGAACGTCGGCTGCAGAGGGTCCGGACCCAGATGCGCAACCAGGGCATTCATGTCGGGTGTGAAGCCGTAGTCCACCACCGGCAACAGAATTCCGTAGGCAGTGGGCCCGTCGGCCACGGCCAACTGCACGCGAACGTCCGGACGCACACGCTGAGGAATCGATCGACCGGCCCGCACCACCGTCCACGAACCGCTCATCCGCAGGTGTGTATGCAGCGTTGTGCCGTCATCGAAATCGGTGAACAGATGCTTCCCATGGGTTCGATGCGCGACGACGGTTCGCCCGGCCAGATTCTCCACCGCATGTGCCGGCACGTTCAATCTGCCGGCCCGTAAGGTGGTGCCGTCCAAGGCTCGACGCAGCCTCGCGGCCAGCGCGAACACGGTGTCACCTTCGGGCATGCCTGTGGTGTATCCCTACTTCCGGATATGCAATCCTGCGCTCCGCTACGGCGTAACCGAGGATCGAAGGATGCCCGACGGCGTCGGCCGCAACACCGATGCGAGTTCCGTCAACGGAACCGGAGCCTCGACGAGGGCTTCCCACGGATACTTCGCGCCGGTGTCGTGCAGGAACGCAACGGCCTGATCGAGATGCCGCGGTTCGTAGTTGTGGACGCCGGTGACCGTCAGCCAGTTTCGGACCACTGTTTCGGGATCCACGGTGATCGGTGGACCCGGCGCAACGGAACCGGCGAGCACCAGGCGGCCGCCGACATCGAGTCTGCCCAGCGCAGCCTGTACAGCGGGCGAAGAACCGGAGAAGTCGATGGCCACATCTGTCGGTGCACCATCGTCCTCGCAGGCTCCGAATTCACGGGCTCTGTCCTGCCGTTCGGGGTCTCGATCGAGCACGCGGACCGTCGCACCTCGCTCGGTGGCCGCTGCCGCAGCAGTGATGCCCAGCATTCCGGCGCCGACGATCAGCACCCGTCGTCCGTCAAGAGCACCCGCCGCGTCGAGAGCCGCCATGACCGTGGCCGTCGCACACGCAGCCGGTGCGGCGACGGCGTCGGGCATGGTCTCGGGCACACGAGCCACTGCAGTGCCGCGAGGAAGCACGATGTGCTGGGCGTAGGAGCCACTGAGAACCCATGCCCCTTCGGCAGATTCGTGCCCTACCTTGCGCACGGCCGAGCATTTGGCCGTGAAACCTTTGTCGCATCGGCTGCACCGGCCGCACGGCACGGTGACCGACCACACGATTCGATCACCCACCTCCGCAGGGGATGTCACATCGCCGACGATTACCACGTGGCCGACGGCCTCGTGCCCGAGTACCGACGGGCACGCACCGGTCCTGCGTCCCGACACCGTGTGCAGATCGCTCCCGCACACAGTCGCAAAATCGATGCGGACCAGCAGGTCAC
The nucleotide sequence above comes from Rhodococcoides fascians A25f. Encoded proteins:
- a CDS encoding ATP-binding cassette domain-containing protein, yielding MNAPLALEARGLVKTYGSVTAINGADFELRAGEVLAVIGDNGAGKSSLIKALAGAVIPDSGEILMNGSPVSFKNTRDARAAGIETVYQDLAVIPALDIASNVYLGREIKRKGISGSLFRRLDMPRMREESSKHLQDLKIGIKSVNQAVETLSGGQRQGVAVARAAAFGRGVIIMDEPTAALGVRESGMVIDLIRTIRDRGIPVVLISHDMPHVFEVADRIHIHRLGKRAGVVDPKNRTMSEVVALMTGAEEPTDDERAGV
- a CDS encoding ABC transporter permease, which translates into the protein MSTDTAAPPKAPSRFNVGTILREPLLGPLAALVIAIIVFSSISSSFLNPQNVSLILQQSVVVGILAVGQTLIILTSGIDLSIGAVAVMGTIVMAQSAGANGPVVALGSTLAVCVAFGAINGGLVTVLRLPPFIVTLGTFTAIQAATRLLAGSETYQVPSGPLTFLGTSFKIGTFSTTYGVVVMLLVYAVMWYALSQTSWGRHIYAVGGSPQASDRSGIKSGRVLFSVYIVTGVIAAIAAWAALGRIPNADPNAYQNANLETITAVVIGGTSLFGGRGTVIGTLVGTLIVGVLRNGLTQAGVDSLYQNIATGILVIVAVAVDQFARRRSQ
- a CDS encoding substrate-binding domain-containing protein → MFNHRRKSALTIGTVLMAGSLVFGLTACSSSDSDSVKVGLITKTDSNPYFVKLREAAQAQADSSGAELVALAGAFDGDNEGQVAAIENLVGQGVKGILITPNSSTGVLDAIKKARDAGVVVIALDTATDPEDAVDATFATDNKAAGVSQGEWVKGTLGTTAPQVIMLDGTAGGTVDTFRHDGFLEGMGLTDGSSEIVGQENTNGDQTKAQTAMENLLQRAPGVNALYTINEPAAAGAYQAIQSAGRADQITIGSIDGSCTGIANVKSGIIGATVLQFPAKMAEQGVDAVVKFAQDGTKPSGFNDTGSQLVTDKPVAGIESQDTAWGEANCWG
- a CDS encoding YihY/virulence factor BrkB family protein; this translates as MMVAKVDSYQRKHPSAGFPLAVLYKFLDDRGGYLAALIAYYSFLSLFPLLLLFTTVLGIVLAGDPELQTRIIDSAMSQIPVIGDQLGQPDRLSGGTTAIVIGVVGSLYGGLGVSLAAQYAMNTAWSVPRNEQPDPIKGRLRGLLLLSTVGTAIIGLTVLNGVASSGVFGFAGGALALIGAVIVNVMVFTAAFRIGTARALTVREVLPGATIAAVIWQALQSFGGIYIRYVVGNASAANGIFAIVLGLLGFLYVASVLIVLCIEINAVRVDHLHPRALLTPFTDNVELTEGDKNSYTGQAEAQRNKGFQDITVTYDEPNSVVGEDSSETRAD
- a CDS encoding CsbD family protein; the protein is MSFIDKAKNAAEDAIGKAKEVVGDATNNKDLEAEGKKDQGSAGVKKVGENIKDTFK
- a CDS encoding GAF and ANTAR domain-containing protein: MPETISEILRTAIRLIPGATVGCVTTVSKGERTVVASTDPVAEELCRLQYELDEGPIPTEVRHFDVVVSDDLTSEPRWPEFAVLAVGEGFKSLAAFQLYSNADDLGALVFYSDEPGAFDADAVEIGEALAAHAAIAMLGARDNEQFRAGLASRDIIGQAKGMIMERYDLDAVQAFELLAKLSQQQNLPLHRVARDLVETDHPPNSTF
- a CDS encoding DNA-formamidopyrimidine glycosylase family protein, giving the protein MPEGDTVFALAARLRRALDGTTLRAGRLNVPAHAVENLAGRTVVAHRTHGKHLFTDFDDGTTLHTHLRMSGSWTVVRAGRSIPQRVRPDVRVQLAVADGPTAYGILLPVVDYGFTPDMNALVAHLGPDPLQPTFDTDTAVANVVAEADRPIIATLLDQKVIAGPGNLWANELCFLRGVWPWTRSSDVDAEKLVALLERAMRHSATVPGAMQVTTGDTRRGRSHWVAGRAGKPCLRCGTLVRVVAEVPGDPDRRRTWWCPRCQPEH
- a CDS encoding zinc-binding dehydrogenase, whose amino-acid sequence is MDQVTVGLTQAAVWTGSGIDLWDIEIPTLESGDLLVRIDFATVCGSDLHTVSGRRTGACPSVLGHEAVGHVVIVGDVTSPAEVGDRIVWSVTVPCGRCSRCDKGFTAKCSAVRKVGHESAEGAWVLSGSYAQHIVLPRGTAVARVPETMPDAVAAPAACATATVMAALDAAGALDGRRVLIVGAGMLGITAAAAATERGATVRVLDRDPERQDRAREFGACEDDGAPTDVAIDFSGSSPAVQAALGRLDVGGRLVLAGSVAPGPPITVDPETVVRNWLTVTGVHNYEPRHLDQAVAFLHDTGAKYPWEALVEAPVPLTELASVLRPTPSGILRSSVTP